The proteins below come from a single Paracholeplasma manati genomic window:
- a CDS encoding immunoglobulin-like domain-containing protein produces MRKVFLSILLLVFATMLAACGNGGGGNEPATASISGANDITITVGDTFNPLDGVTATDSVDGAITNIQVTGTVNTNAPAVYTLTYKVTGSDGKEVTVTRKVTVQGQAVEPTKIVIMHGAPYEVDPFHAEYSGTRQQERQALQRQVEAELNVIVEYKPYPANAPWGPDRVNAIIQSSVSNNHLADIYWSTSDWIQALAKAEAIVPIDKYMATTGSKIHQSYQKVSMFQGELWAFNEGNLTVDSGLYYNADLVANLGVANPTQLYLDGEWTWTRFETWAKQVKTLMANGQEEMYPLGGMPSAYAESMIPLNGGTLINSVTQRVSFAQNPALQTYDFLNSLYTQGLFETSPQYDAGSPLWQAGKVAMHPGNLWFVTAPNRWGGLPFELGYVPFPKADAFTGAYTSPVSGVAVYHVASGMSAAKEALVFQVWNELQLWRTDAELKSDFELTLMTKFDNEIYVEAYLEVYDKVYLELINALGISAYSEQGWRRNVNLAVREGNARTLMDGIKPTYDAALEAYFNS; encoded by the coding sequence ATGAGAAAAGTATTTTTAAGCATTTTACTTTTAGTCTTCGCTACCATGCTTGCGGCATGTGGCAACGGCGGTGGTGGCAACGAGCCAGCTACAGCGAGCATTAGTGGCGCGAATGACATCACAATCACAGTAGGAGATACCTTTAATCCACTGGATGGTGTCACTGCGACCGATTCTGTGGATGGGGCAATCACCAACATCCAAGTCACTGGAACAGTAAACACCAACGCACCAGCGGTTTATACACTCACATATAAAGTGACAGGTAGCGACGGTAAGGAAGTTACTGTTACCCGTAAAGTCACCGTACAAGGACAAGCGGTTGAACCAACCAAGATTGTCATCATGCACGGGGCACCCTATGAGGTGGACCCATTCCATGCAGAATATTCAGGTACTAGACAACAAGAACGTCAAGCACTTCAACGTCAAGTCGAAGCTGAACTCAATGTTATCGTTGAATACAAACCTTATCCTGCAAATGCACCGTGGGGACCAGACCGTGTCAACGCAATCATTCAATCATCCGTATCCAATAATCACTTAGCAGATATTTATTGGTCAACTTCGGACTGGATTCAAGCTTTAGCAAAAGCAGAAGCCATTGTACCAATCGATAAATATATGGCGACAACCGGTAGCAAGATCCATCAAAGCTACCAAAAAGTATCCATGTTCCAAGGTGAACTTTGGGCATTCAATGAAGGTAATTTAACCGTGGATTCTGGTCTATATTACAATGCAGATTTGGTAGCGAACCTTGGTGTCGCTAACCCAACACAATTGTATTTAGATGGTGAATGGACTTGGACACGTTTCGAAACCTGGGCTAAACAAGTGAAAACATTGATGGCCAATGGTCAAGAAGAAATGTACCCACTAGGGGGTATGCCATCCGCATACGCTGAATCGATGATCCCACTCAATGGTGGCACATTGATCAATAGTGTGACTCAAAGGGTTTCATTTGCACAAAACCCAGCATTACAAACTTATGATTTCTTAAATAGCTTATATACCCAAGGTTTATTTGAAACATCCCCACAATACGACGCTGGTTCGCCGTTATGGCAAGCAGGTAAAGTGGCAATGCATCCAGGTAATCTATGGTTCGTAACTGCACCTAACCGTTGGGGTGGTCTACCATTTGAACTTGGCTATGTACCATTCCCTAAAGCCGATGCATTTACCGGTGCTTATACCTCACCAGTCAGTGGTGTTGCTGTATATCATGTAGCATCCGGTATGTCTGCTGCTAAAGAAGCGTTGGTATTCCAAGTTTGGAATGAACTTCAATTATGGCGCACTGACGCTGAATTGAAATCTGACTTTGAATTAACCTTAATGACTAAGTTTGACAATGAAATTTATGTAGAAGCTTATCTTGAAGTTTATGACAAGGTTTATCTAGAACTCATTAATGCACTTGGTATCAGCGCTTATAGCGAACAAGGTTGGAGAAGAAACGTCAACCTTGCCGTTCGCGAAGGTAATGCTAGAACACTCATGGATGGTATCAAACCAACCTATGATGCAGCACTAGAAGCGTATTTCAATTCTTAA
- a CDS encoding carbohydrate ABC transporter permease, whose product MEIKKHKHLYILMAPYAILFFTFTVIPVFMSLGISFSYYNLLETPRFIGLDNYLKLLLYDDEFIIAIKNTLILAVVTGPVSYMMAFVFAWLINELRPKVRAFMTLIFYAPSISGNAYLMWLIIFSGDIHGYANAFLIRYGFIDNPILWLKDPDYIMMVIIIVQLWLSLGVSFLSFIAGLQSVDKTLYEAGAIDGIRNRWQELWYITLPSMKPQLLFGAVMQITTSLAIAEVSMQLVGFPSVQYAGHTIVTHLIDYGSTRFDLGYASAIATILFLIMMSANLFVRSFLRKLGD is encoded by the coding sequence ATGGAAATCAAAAAGCATAAACATCTGTACATTTTAATGGCACCGTATGCAATTCTATTTTTCACATTTACAGTGATCCCGGTGTTCATGTCGTTAGGCATCAGTTTTTCTTATTACAATTTATTAGAAACCCCAAGATTCATTGGGTTAGACAACTACTTGAAGTTGTTGTTATACGATGATGAATTTATCATCGCAATTAAAAATACGCTCATTTTAGCCGTCGTTACAGGACCGGTGAGTTACATGATGGCCTTTGTATTCGCATGGCTTATCAACGAACTTAGACCTAAAGTGAGAGCATTCATGACCTTAATCTTCTACGCACCATCCATTTCTGGTAATGCGTATTTGATGTGGCTCATCATTTTCTCTGGAGATATCCATGGTTACGCCAATGCATTCTTGATCCGTTATGGATTCATCGATAACCCCATTCTTTGGTTAAAAGATCCGGATTATATTATGATGGTTATCATCATTGTACAATTATGGTTATCGTTGGGGGTATCCTTCCTATCCTTCATCGCAGGGCTTCAAAGTGTAGATAAAACACTGTATGAAGCAGGGGCGATTGACGGGATTAGAAACCGTTGGCAAGAACTTTGGTACATCACCTTACCAAGCATGAAACCACAATTATTGTTCGGTGCCGTGATGCAAATTACCACCAGTTTGGCCATCGCTGAAGTATCGATGCAACTGGTTGGGTTCCCATCCGTTCAATATGCAGGGCACACGATTGTCACTCACTTGATTGACTACGGTTCAACCCGATTTGATTTGGGTTACGCCAGTGCGATCGCAACCATTTTATTCCTCATCATGATGAGCGCGAACTTATTCGTTCGTAGCTTCTTAAGAAAGTTGGGTGATTAA
- a CDS encoding extracellular solute-binding protein — MKKGLIITLSAVFLFLIYSLLDYAWLANRQSPLSYNTSHVNVTDSELYGQNSDYYQYKSTKVENYPAITTIVIPGSQYDTMTGNQQILGNYQGLSDVLLTEETGTVTYKFSVPESGFYHVLVQYYPYEGKSANIERKILINDTIPFIGLENVVFHRIWGAKEAVKKDIYGNDIRPSQVEKPQWQQTYIKDAVGYITEPYELYFQAGSNTITFESVREPMVIGRLNISSVVALPTYADMKSMYDSMGYTPADQANLIIQAEDPTYTTAPTLYPLNDRTSTLTMMSDPSKIILNTIGGNNWRISGDKISWSFEVESDGLYQLSMRLKQKIASGVNVGRNIYIDGEIPFAELRNYEFKHANDWRLQTLGTKSEAYLFYFEAGTHEITLEVSLAQYGILIDEIQNSIANLNKIYREILVYTGPEPDQYRDYQLTERIPNLVGRLQDERTTLRNVRKALIAISGSTSEKTGILDTMLLQLDDFIKKPREIHRKLSAYNSNISALGTLITLLDAQPLEIDYFVLHEPNAKLPKAKASVMESMWYSVRAFFASFLTDYSAVGKTTTGSSETIEVWLSIGKDQANILRKLIDESFTPESGIQVDLKLVNGAVLLPATLSGRGPDVAMGVDHSVPVNYAMRNAAYDLSNFSDFNTISERFMDSAFTPYEYNNGTYALPEQQTFLMMFYRTDIFEEMGFDVPQTWTDVIQLVPDLQKHNLEFYLPIPASAGNVANLPANPVFSSMFYQNDGAFYIDNNSQSGFNEGKGPAVFETWTKFYTDYSFPVEANFINRFRSGQMPIGITYYNTYNTLAVFAPEIKGKWNFVSIPGTADFDELGNPIIRRETVSSGTGVMILEQSKKKEASWDYLKWWTSTETQVRFGREMEGILGAAARYPTANIDAVAQLPWTVSEYNKLMDTWVWVRGIPEVPGGYMTGRHLDNALRLVINDNANPRETLYDYVQIINEEITKKRNEFGLD; from the coding sequence TTGAAAAAAGGTTTAATCATTACACTATCAGCTGTGTTTTTGTTTTTAATCTACAGTTTACTTGATTATGCCTGGCTAGCCAATCGCCAGAGTCCATTGTCATACAATACAAGCCATGTGAATGTTACGGACTCCGAGCTCTATGGTCAAAATTCAGATTATTATCAATACAAATCCACTAAAGTTGAAAATTATCCAGCGATTACAACGATAGTAATCCCTGGTTCACAATACGATACGATGACCGGTAATCAACAAATACTTGGTAACTATCAAGGTTTATCGGATGTCTTACTCACCGAAGAAACAGGTACAGTCACTTATAAATTCAGTGTACCTGAGTCTGGTTTTTATCATGTTTTGGTTCAATACTACCCATATGAAGGAAAGTCAGCGAACATCGAAAGAAAGATTTTGATCAATGACACTATTCCTTTTATAGGGTTAGAGAATGTGGTTTTCCACCGCATTTGGGGCGCAAAAGAAGCGGTTAAAAAAGACATTTATGGGAATGATATTCGCCCATCACAAGTGGAAAAACCGCAGTGGCAACAAACTTACATTAAAGATGCTGTTGGTTATATTACAGAACCTTACGAGCTTTATTTCCAAGCAGGTTCAAATACCATCACCTTCGAATCGGTGAGAGAACCGATGGTCATTGGTCGATTAAACATCTCATCGGTAGTTGCGTTACCGACCTATGCAGATATGAAATCGATGTATGATTCGATGGGGTATACCCCAGCTGATCAAGCCAATCTCATCATTCAAGCAGAAGACCCAACGTATACAACCGCACCAACCCTATACCCACTCAATGACAGAACCAGCACCCTCACCATGATGTCTGATCCAAGCAAGATTATTTTAAACACCATTGGTGGAAACAACTGGCGTATCTCAGGGGATAAAATCAGTTGGTCATTTGAAGTAGAATCCGATGGGTTATATCAACTATCGATGCGTCTTAAACAAAAGATTGCAAGCGGGGTGAATGTCGGTAGAAACATTTATATCGATGGCGAGATTCCGTTTGCTGAACTTAGAAATTACGAATTTAAACACGCCAACGATTGGAGACTACAAACCTTAGGCACCAAATCCGAAGCTTATTTGTTCTATTTTGAAGCTGGAACCCATGAAATCACTTTGGAAGTATCCTTAGCTCAGTATGGGATTTTGATCGATGAAATTCAAAACTCAATCGCGAATCTCAATAAAATTTATCGTGAAATATTGGTCTATACAGGTCCAGAACCTGACCAATATCGTGATTATCAATTGACAGAGAGAATTCCTAACTTGGTCGGACGTTTACAAGACGAACGTACCACCTTAAGAAATGTTCGTAAAGCCTTAATAGCCATTTCGGGATCAACCTCTGAAAAAACGGGTATTCTCGACACGATGCTTTTACAACTCGATGATTTCATTAAAAAACCTAGAGAGATTCACCGTAAATTATCTGCATATAACTCAAACATTTCAGCGTTAGGGACATTGATTACTTTACTTGATGCTCAACCCCTTGAAATCGATTATTTTGTATTACACGAGCCAAATGCGAAACTGCCAAAGGCTAAAGCCAGCGTCATGGAAAGCATGTGGTACAGTGTTCGTGCCTTCTTCGCATCCTTCTTAACCGATTACTCAGCTGTAGGTAAAACAACCACAGGCAGCAGTGAAACCATTGAAGTATGGTTATCCATCGGTAAAGACCAAGCGAACATATTAAGAAAACTCATCGACGAATCGTTTACGCCTGAGTCTGGGATTCAAGTGGATTTGAAACTCGTCAATGGCGCAGTCCTATTACCGGCTACTTTATCCGGACGTGGTCCAGATGTCGCGATGGGTGTAGACCACAGTGTACCTGTGAACTACGCGATGCGTAATGCGGCTTACGATTTATCGAATTTCAGTGATTTTAATACCATCAGCGAACGCTTTATGGATAGTGCATTTACACCTTACGAATACAACAACGGTACTTATGCATTACCTGAACAACAAACGTTCTTGATGATGTTCTATCGAACCGATATTTTTGAAGAGATGGGTTTTGATGTTCCACAAACTTGGACCGATGTCATTCAATTGGTACCAGACCTTCAAAAACACAACTTAGAATTCTATTTACCAATTCCAGCGTCTGCTGGTAATGTTGCGAACCTACCTGCGAACCCTGTGTTCTCATCGATGTTCTATCAAAATGATGGGGCGTTCTATATCGATAACAACAGCCAATCAGGGTTTAACGAAGGTAAAGGTCCAGCTGTATTTGAAACTTGGACAAAGTTCTATACAGATTATTCATTCCCTGTAGAAGCCAACTTCATCAACCGTTTTAGAAGTGGACAAATGCCGATTGGTATCACCTATTACAATACTTACAATACCCTCGCGGTGTTCGCCCCTGAAATCAAAGGTAAGTGGAATTTCGTATCCATTCCAGGTACAGCTGACTTTGATGAACTTGGTAACCCAATCATCCGCAGAGAAACCGTATCCTCGGGTACAGGCGTCATGATTCTCGAACAATCGAAGAAGAAAGAAGCGTCATGGGACTACCTAAAATGGTGGACCTCGACAGAAACGCAAGTACGATTTGGACGCGAGATGGAAGGGATTTTAGGTGCAGCTGCACGTTACCCTACCGCGAATATCGACGCTGTAGCCCAATTGCCTTGGACGGTATCCGAATACAACAAACTCATGGATACATGGGTTTGGGTCAGAGGGATTCCTGAAGTACCAGGCGGATACATGACAGGTAGACACTTAGATAATGCATTACGATTGGTCATCAATGACAATGCGAATCCAAGAGAAACCCTGTATGATTACGTACAAATCATCAACGAAGAAATAACGAAGAAACGAAACGAATTCGGACTAGATTAA
- a CDS encoding Yip1 family protein, with protein sequence MKINFKRFKEQFLSFPKYVLFHPFDGYEEFKRYEKGKMSVAITFIFLFAFLRIFTYQYEGPLINNRNPMLLNSLEEIFAVVLLVGIFTAANWSVTTLMEGKGKYKEILMVTGYSLFPILIVGFPAVIISNFLTLEEMAFYTLAVSISYVAAGWMLFMGILNIHNYGLFKTILAFIATFIAMAVLMFLGLLFFDLIQQFISFVASIYNEISLRY encoded by the coding sequence ATGAAGATTAATTTCAAACGCTTCAAGGAACAATTCCTCAGCTTTCCAAAATATGTATTATTTCATCCATTTGATGGGTATGAAGAATTCAAGCGCTATGAAAAAGGCAAAATGAGTGTTGCAATTACCTTTATCTTCTTGTTTGCATTCCTCCGCATTTTTACCTATCAATATGAAGGACCACTCATCAACAATCGTAATCCGATGTTGTTAAATTCCTTAGAAGAAATATTTGCTGTGGTCTTATTGGTTGGCATCTTTACCGCTGCCAATTGGTCAGTGACCACGTTGATGGAAGGTAAAGGCAAATATAAAGAAATCCTCATGGTAACAGGGTATTCCTTGTTTCCTATCCTCATCGTTGGATTTCCAGCCGTCATTATTTCAAACTTTTTAACCCTCGAAGAAATGGCATTCTATACCCTAGCAGTTTCGATTTCATATGTCGCTGCAGGTTGGATGTTATTCATGGGTATTTTAAACATTCATAATTATGGTCTCTTTAAAACCATCTTAGCATTTATCGCAACCTTCATCGCGATGGCGGTATTGATGTTTTTAGGGTTACTATTCTTTGATTTAATCCAACAGTTTATTTCGTTTGTGGCTTCCATCTACAATGAAATATCGTTGCGATATTAG
- a CDS encoding carbohydrate ABC transporter permease, translating into MAKKLRIKKNRKLNRSLGGDIFLMTLLALFGIFSAYPLIMTVSNAFKPLDELFKFPPTLLPRNITFDNFRDLSELMENSWIPFSRYFFNTIFITLTGTVGHVIIASMAAYPLAKYKFPGKTIFFTLVVYSLMFAPQVTATPNYIIISSIGLVDTPFAIILPAIASSLGLYLMKQFMTQIPDELIESAKIDGASEYRIFFQIVMPLVKPAWLTLVILLFQRLWTTDGGSFIFSEELKPVSYALRQIAQGSIERAGTIAAVAFVMMIVPVTFFMISQSRIVETFSHSGMK; encoded by the coding sequence ATGGCGAAAAAATTAAGAATCAAAAAGAACCGTAAACTCAACCGTTCGTTAGGTGGCGATATTTTCCTAATGACATTACTCGCTTTGTTTGGAATCTTTAGTGCATACCCACTCATCATGACCGTGTCGAATGCCTTTAAACCACTCGATGAATTGTTCAAGTTTCCACCAACCTTATTACCTAGAAACATCACATTTGACAACTTTAGAGACTTATCTGAATTGATGGAAAACTCATGGATTCCATTCTCTAGATATTTCTTTAATACCATCTTCATCACATTAACCGGGACTGTAGGACACGTCATCATCGCTTCGATGGCAGCCTATCCACTCGCAAAATACAAATTTCCAGGGAAGACCATTTTCTTCACATTGGTTGTTTATTCCTTGATGTTTGCACCACAAGTTACCGCTACACCAAACTACATCATCATTTCATCGATTGGCTTAGTAGATACGCCATTCGCCATCATCTTACCGGCCATCGCATCATCCCTTGGGCTTTACCTCATGAAACAATTCATGACACAAATCCCGGATGAATTGATTGAGTCGGCGAAGATTGACGGTGCGAGTGAATACCGTATATTCTTCCAAATCGTGATGCCATTGGTTAAACCAGCTTGGTTAACCTTAGTCATCTTGTTATTCCAAAGACTATGGACAACCGATGGGGGTTCCTTCATCTTCTCTGAAGAGTTGAAACCTGTCTCGTATGCGTTAAGACAAATCGCCCAAGGGTCGATTGAACGTGCCGGTACCATTGCTGCGGTTGCTTTTGTTATGATGATTGTTCCAGTCACATTCTTTATGATTTCACAGTCTAGAATTGTTGAAACATTTAGCCATTCGGGCATGAAATAA
- a CDS encoding Ig-like domain-containing protein yields MKFKWMAILMLASLFVLTACVDQSYTLDVNQTAVVLTEGETFQLEVDTNDKSGHLVEGFDSTIISISDTRLITALKAGTTVITVKLGSDASITKDITVTVYKSVQIDLTATSFEVMVGNTLPISIEANDDLTYTSSDTNIFTVNATGVITGVAIGSATLTIQSVNNPLVNKTVEIIVSKYINISVDAYDLALLVDDEITIDFEASEDVQITSSDTSIATVNSVGLVKAKAAGTTTIRIASISNPDIYEEITVMVYVMPESITLNGSDELNVNRSQTIQVNILPLLGHPDMVFSSSDESIASFNAENALVGHKVGQVTITVTSRFDNTVKATLVVNVIHNIVVNNVSTATEITHEERNYQLNVDYFKTIQEALDAATPGATIYVLDGTYDEALNIETPVTLMGSSTALSKSIHISADDVTVKGFNFTGEAVIENDVPVKNLKIQQNTFTQLSSSAIVLDNVGTVEISNNTFNNFDFDAINIVHFRGGLLLIKQNTMTQVNYGVRVESENELISNASIEMIWNTISDTTEAVHANVYNTNANTLKAFFRFNKVSNSTMNAYQSEQSNVDFTLNYWGSETPVLSQFSNISEQQLRGFYSQANAVVQEANYNPLIPVQIVITNPIDEMMIGEQYKISFELLPLDMPTNRLGWITSNPNVATVQNGNVNAVKSGEVTITLRSTVDFNVKGTVTFIITTHPGIEISTDTPKNDLLVGETFKLNATPFPYDYSDKPMLWSSSDIEKATVDQTGLVTTLQPGKVVIRVELQEDMNVYQEYTLQVYSALNDGDLMDLLTLSMVSYSTPHEWLVYGTGFNYVDYKYESVSRYLFDGLSINTSKLLPISSGIRPGVKKPAHPDGVPVYNSDYVYWIVVHETANTAPGAGALSHANYLWNAAQAGTVLNTSWHFTMDDKALYQHIPLDEIAYHAGDGSTLPTKNGIYFGGGNRNGIGIETSVAQDGDNYRVWQRTAKLSAQLMKQYNLPLTQLAYHQDFSGKICPQSMIRGGLVPLFEELAEYEYKVEHLRGNANIEFVSDFPEYVDHTGRVIQMPDRAMTVSYTVTITVDNVSTSRTFYTYLPGTVH; encoded by the coding sequence ATGAAATTTAAATGGATGGCCATCCTCATGTTGGCAAGCCTATTTGTGTTGACAGCCTGTGTAGATCAATCCTACACCTTGGATGTCAATCAAACCGCCGTGGTATTAACCGAAGGCGAGACATTTCAATTAGAAGTGGATACCAATGACAAATCAGGTCACTTGGTTGAAGGCTTTGACTCAACCATCATCAGCATCAGTGATACACGATTGATCACTGCCTTAAAAGCAGGGACGACTGTGATCACAGTGAAGTTAGGTTCAGACGCTTCGATTACAAAAGATATTACGGTCACTGTCTACAAATCCGTACAAATCGATTTGACTGCGACCAGTTTTGAAGTCATGGTCGGAAATACGTTACCGATATCCATAGAAGCGAACGATGACCTCACGTACACATCCAGTGATACCAACATATTCACAGTGAACGCAACCGGTGTCATCACCGGGGTTGCCATCGGATCTGCAACATTAACGATCCAAAGTGTTAACAACCCTTTGGTGAACAAAACCGTTGAAATCATTGTTTCAAAATACATCAATATTTCAGTCGATGCGTATGATTTGGCTCTATTGGTGGATGATGAAATCACCATTGATTTTGAAGCGTCAGAAGATGTTCAAATCACCTCATCTGATACCAGTATAGCCACCGTGAATTCAGTTGGATTAGTCAAAGCAAAAGCGGCTGGTACAACCACCATTCGCATCGCTTCCATCAGCAATCCAGACATCTATGAAGAAATCACGGTGATGGTCTACGTTATGCCTGAATCGATTACACTCAATGGTTCAGATGAACTCAATGTGAACCGATCACAAACCATTCAAGTGAACATATTACCATTGCTGGGTCACCCAGATATGGTTTTCAGCTCTAGCGATGAGTCCATCGCCTCCTTCAATGCGGAAAATGCATTGGTTGGTCATAAGGTTGGACAAGTCACCATTACTGTGACATCTCGATTTGATAACACAGTTAAGGCCACATTGGTGGTTAATGTCATTCACAATATCGTTGTCAATAATGTGTCAACAGCTACTGAAATCACCCATGAAGAACGCAACTATCAATTGAATGTGGACTATTTCAAGACAATTCAAGAGGCGCTAGACGCAGCAACCCCTGGCGCAACCATCTACGTTTTAGATGGGACTTATGATGAAGCATTAAACATTGAAACCCCAGTTACCTTGATGGGTTCATCAACAGCTTTATCAAAATCCATCCACATTTCGGCTGACGACGTCACCGTTAAAGGATTCAATTTCACCGGTGAAGCGGTCATCGAAAATGATGTCCCAGTGAAAAATTTGAAAATTCAACAAAATACATTTACACAATTGTCATCATCAGCCATCGTTTTGGACAATGTCGGGACCGTTGAAATTTCTAATAACACCTTCAACAATTTTGATTTTGACGCCATCAATATCGTCCATTTCCGTGGTGGGTTGTTATTAATCAAACAAAATACCATGACACAAGTCAACTACGGTGTTCGTGTTGAATCGGAAAACGAATTGATTTCTAACGCATCCATCGAAATGATTTGGAATACCATTTCAGACACGACAGAAGCGGTGCACGCGAATGTCTACAATACCAACGCGAACACCTTAAAAGCTTTCTTTAGATTCAATAAAGTATCCAATTCAACGATGAACGCATATCAATCCGAACAATCCAATGTCGATTTCACATTGAATTATTGGGGCAGTGAAACCCCAGTATTAAGTCAATTCTCCAATATTTCAGAACAACAATTGAGGGGTTTCTATAGCCAAGCGAACGCGGTGGTTCAAGAAGCCAATTATAACCCGCTCATCCCTGTTCAAATTGTCATCACCAACCCAATTGATGAAATGATGATTGGTGAACAATACAAAATCAGTTTTGAATTACTACCACTAGATATGCCTACCAATCGATTGGGGTGGATCACCTCTAATCCAAATGTAGCAACCGTTCAAAATGGGAATGTCAACGCAGTGAAGAGTGGTGAAGTGACCATCACATTGAGATCCACTGTGGATTTTAATGTTAAAGGTACAGTTACCTTCATCATCACAACCCACCCAGGGATTGAAATTTCAACAGACACACCGAAAAACGATTTATTGGTTGGAGAAACCTTCAAACTAAACGCCACACCGTTTCCATACGACTATTCGGATAAACCGATGTTATGGTCTTCATCAGATATTGAAAAAGCAACCGTGGATCAAACAGGTTTGGTGACAACTTTACAACCAGGTAAAGTGGTCATTCGTGTTGAACTTCAAGAAGATATGAATGTCTATCAAGAATATACGCTTCAAGTATATAGTGCTTTAAATGATGGCGATCTCATGGATTTATTAACCTTGTCCATGGTATCTTATAGCACCCCACATGAATGGTTGGTCTATGGTACAGGGTTCAACTATGTAGATTATAAATATGAATCTGTCTCTAGATACCTTTTCGATGGATTGTCCATAAATACCTCTAAATTATTACCAATATCATCAGGCATTCGTCCAGGGGTTAAAAAACCTGCCCATCCGGATGGTGTGCCTGTTTACAACTCAGATTATGTCTATTGGATCGTCGTTCATGAAACAGCCAACACCGCGCCAGGTGCGGGTGCATTGTCACACGCGAATTATTTATGGAATGCAGCACAAGCGGGAACTGTACTCAATACCTCATGGCATTTTACGATGGATGATAAAGCCTTGTATCAACATATCCCACTCGATGAAATTGCCTATCACGCAGGCGACGGGTCAACACTACCGACCAAAAACGGCATTTATTTTGGTGGCGGAAACCGCAACGGTATTGGTATTGAAACTTCAGTTGCACAAGATGGCGATAACTATCGTGTATGGCAAAGAACTGCCAAATTATCCGCACAATTGATGAAACAATACAATTTACCACTCACACAACTCGCGTATCACCAAGACTTCTCGGGCAAAATTTGTCCACAATCGATGATTCGTGGTGGATTGGTGCCATTGTTTGAAGAATTGGCAGAGTATGAATATAAAGTAGAACACTTACGTGGCAACGCCAACATCGAATTTGTCTCTGATTTCCCTGAGTATGTAGATCATACAGGTCGAGTCATTCAAATGCCGGATCGTGCAATGACCGTGAGCTACACCGTGACAATCACAGTGGATAATGTGTCTACATCACGTACGTTCTATACCTATTTACCTGGCACAGTTCATTAG